A window of the Corynebacterium minutissimum genome harbors these coding sequences:
- a CDS encoding DoxX family membrane protein — translation MSDKTPDKATDIDDDIPTYNSGANSVKASKRDAAETTTDATTENTTDAVADTAAEEPKKSRLFQRAGRAEPTVIKPKPAEAATTDPAPTSDPAAEAKTETFESASRDTRDSLSFDSSAADTETTAFPRADATAEPSAETYDDVPSTVAVADPAIESDSETKVTAEEPLRARRGTIDFGLLFVRLALGIYLLVAGASTFFKLGGNEGLSGLENEYGEYTMAAALAIGVPTVQLIAGAFLLLGLVTPLAAMFGLIVTGFEAIHGLNTSGDGLDIFAWDESVWLGLVLFAIALALQFTGPGFISLDFNRSWTRRPLATSWIFVVIGVAALVAIWWFGTGVNPLS, via the coding sequence ATGAGCGATAAGACTCCTGATAAAGCAACCGACATCGACGATGACATCCCTACCTACAACTCTGGCGCTAACTCCGTAAAGGCGAGCAAGCGCGACGCAGCGGAGACCACCACTGACGCCACCACTGAGAACACCACTGACGCAGTGGCTGATACGGCTGCTGAGGAACCGAAGAAGAGCCGTCTCTTCCAGCGTGCTGGACGTGCCGAGCCTACGGTTATTAAGCCGAAGCCAGCGGAGGCCGCCACGACCGACCCTGCACCTACGTCTGATCCTGCTGCTGAGGCCAAGACCGAAACCTTTGAGAGTGCCTCTCGTGACACTCGCGACTCCCTGTCTTTTGATAGCTCCGCTGCAGATACTGAGACCACCGCTTTTCCGCGAGCAGACGCCACTGCAGAGCCTTCAGCTGAGACGTACGATGACGTGCCCAGTACCGTCGCTGTGGCTGACCCGGCTATCGAGTCCGATTCTGAGACCAAGGTGACCGCGGAGGAGCCTCTGCGAGCTCGCCGCGGCACCATCGACTTCGGTCTGCTCTTCGTGCGCTTGGCGTTGGGTATATACCTGCTCGTCGCCGGTGCGTCCACCTTCTTCAAGCTGGGCGGCAATGAGGGCCTGTCGGGTCTCGAGAACGAGTACGGCGAGTACACCATGGCGGCTGCCTTGGCCATCGGTGTGCCGACCGTCCAGCTCATCGCCGGTGCCTTCCTGCTGCTTGGTTTGGTTACCCCACTGGCCGCGATGTTCGGCCTGATTGTGACCGGTTTCGAGGCCATCCACGGACTCAACACCTCGGGTGATGGCCTCGATATCTTTGCGTGGGACGAAAGCGTTTGGCTGGGCCTCGTGCTGTTTGCCATCGCGCTGGCACTGCAGTTTACCGGCCCGGGGTTCATTTCCTTGGATTTCAACCGTTCCTGGACCCGCCGCCCGCTGGCTACGTCCTGGATTTTCGTTGTTATTGGCGTCGCGGCACTCGTCGCTATCTGGTGGTTCGGAACTGGAGTTAATCCGCTGAGCTAA
- a CDS encoding LysR family transcriptional regulator ArgP translates to MNPLHTETLLAIVDEGSFEAAASVLGITPSAVSQRIKALEISTGRILLRRGNPVTVTEAGEIVAQAARRMALVQAEADARLTERLSRVPLTVAINSDSLATWFRPVIQRTAERGEAALRIRIEDEARTLAMLRRGDVLGAVTREQTPVSGCESTYLGTMRYFAVAAPSLAEGFEDWDTLPIVGFGPNDATLDDAMRERFIDSHVLRARVSQIPSSESYVEAVRFGLGWGLVPRLQAQPLLDAGELVLLDDFPLDIDLYWQRWRLESEVLADLTGDVLAAGRAVLATRRAEQDAP, encoded by the coding sequence ATGAACCCACTGCATACTGAAACTTTGCTGGCCATCGTCGATGAGGGCTCCTTCGAGGCGGCCGCAAGCGTGTTGGGAATCACTCCTTCTGCCGTGAGTCAGCGCATCAAAGCGCTGGAGATTTCGACCGGACGCATCCTGCTGCGCCGAGGAAATCCCGTCACTGTGACTGAAGCCGGCGAGATCGTCGCCCAGGCTGCGCGGCGTATGGCTCTCGTCCAAGCGGAGGCTGATGCCCGCCTTACTGAACGCCTATCCCGCGTGCCGCTGACCGTAGCTATCAATTCCGATTCGCTGGCTACCTGGTTTCGGCCAGTGATCCAACGCACTGCGGAGAGGGGCGAGGCGGCCCTGCGCATCCGCATTGAGGATGAGGCCCGCACGTTGGCCATGTTGCGCCGCGGCGACGTGCTGGGCGCGGTCACACGCGAGCAAACCCCGGTCTCCGGGTGCGAATCTACGTACCTGGGCACCATGCGCTACTTTGCCGTCGCTGCACCAAGCCTGGCGGAGGGTTTCGAAGACTGGGATACCCTGCCCATCGTGGGCTTCGGTCCGAACGATGCCACCTTGGACGACGCCATGCGCGAGCGTTTCATCGACTCCCACGTCCTGCGCGCACGGGTCTCACAGATCCCCTCGTCCGAGTCATATGTCGAGGCAGTGCGCTTTGGTTTGGGATGGGGCCTGGTGCCGCGGTTGCAGGCGCAGCCTCTGTTGGACGCGGGGGAGCTGGTGCTTCTCGACGATTTCCCGCTCGACATCGACCTCTATTGGCAGCGATGGCGCCTCGAATCTGAGGTGCTAGCCGACCTCACCGGTGACGTCCTTGCCGCTGGCCGGGCAGTTTTAGCTACACGCCGCGCCGAACAGGATGCACCATAA
- a CDS encoding transcriptional regulator, protein MSGLDPVIHPLNRFKICATLNAFGATQGGEVNREMKFAMLRDRTELSDASLSKQLGALEKAGYVTRFREYGTSRAKDSVWVALTAEGKRAFDGHLAALKALAEG, encoded by the coding sequence ATGAGTGGCCTCGACCCTGTTATTCACCCGCTCAACCGCTTCAAAATCTGTGCCACGCTCAATGCCTTCGGAGCCACGCAGGGCGGGGAGGTAAACCGAGAGATGAAGTTCGCCATGTTACGTGACCGCACGGAGCTTTCCGATGCCTCCCTGTCCAAGCAACTCGGAGCTCTGGAAAAAGCCGGCTACGTGACTCGCTTCCGCGAGTACGGCACCAGCCGCGCCAAGGACTCGGTGTGGGTGGCCTTGACGGCAGAAGGCAAGCGAGCCTTCGACGGTCACCTAGCAGCGCTCAAGGCTCTAGCCGAGGGCTGA
- a CDS encoding LysE/ArgO family amino acid transporter, whose protein sequence is MSVLLAGFALGLSLIIAIGPQNAYIIKMGIKRDHVGAILLACLLSDVVLINAGTAGVGILVERFPTALTVVKYLGAAYLIYFGFTCFRDAFKKEEEALIVQKTEPVAASVDANGGNSDAPGGSVLTKIRPRVRSKSWVKPVMAAMALTWLNPLAYVDALVMLGGIANQYGEQRWVFAAGAVLASAVWFPSLGFGAYKLSNVLAKPATWRIVNIVIGCVMIALTAKLLLH, encoded by the coding sequence ATGTCAGTATTGCTCGCAGGATTTGCGCTGGGACTCTCCCTCATCATCGCCATTGGACCGCAGAACGCCTACATCATCAAAATGGGCATCAAACGCGATCACGTCGGTGCGATTCTGCTTGCTTGTTTGCTGTCCGACGTCGTCCTGATCAACGCCGGCACCGCTGGTGTGGGCATTTTGGTGGAGCGCTTCCCCACCGCTCTGACCGTGGTGAAGTACCTCGGCGCTGCCTACCTCATCTACTTTGGCTTCACGTGCTTCCGCGATGCCTTTAAGAAGGAAGAAGAGGCACTCATCGTCCAGAAGACCGAACCCGTCGCCGCGTCGGTTGACGCTAACGGCGGCAATAGCGATGCACCGGGAGGCTCAGTCCTGACAAAGATTCGTCCCCGCGTGCGCTCCAAGTCGTGGGTCAAGCCCGTCATGGCAGCAATGGCACTGACGTGGCTTAATCCCCTGGCCTATGTCGATGCACTGGTCATGCTCGGCGGCATTGCCAACCAATACGGCGAGCAGCGCTGGGTCTTCGCCGCCGGTGCCGTACTCGCCAGCGCCGTCTGGTTCCCCTCCCTCGGCTTTGGCGCCTACAAGCTTTCTAATGTGCTGGCGAAGCCGGCGACGTGGCGCATCGTTAACATCGTCATCGGCTGCGTGATGATTGCGCTAACGGCAAAGCTGCTGCTGCACTAA
- a CDS encoding glycosyltransferase family 87 protein, whose amino-acid sequence MKFATNAFGRTLLTAAGLIVGLVGVIRHVLHTDFPVDMIIYREGVRAFMEGRSVYSEPMYAGDLALPFIYPPFGALVMVPLTAFEWMSDDMAGNIMITISDALVLACLYAIFRALKVKPLLPVVALVWAATMFFEPIRLNNGFAQINIVIMALVVFDLVPRKRWLPQGWLIGCAAAIKITPLAMLLYFLLRREWKPILTAFISAVVATLLAAAYRWDAFVEFFTSKLLDMGSGGDFGVGTAYQSNSSLKGVIQRLFTSQEAMDNHGTLINVLWLVAALAVIGVGSALIVAQVKQGLLVDAHLTTATVMLLISPVSWSHHWVWLSLIVPVMMYRAWTWRRSTWVAGSLLAVLAAWVGMLVTVPGKWWFGDAIDVHTMPLYQKFLVDDFVWLALLAWALYAICLKVKDTQADKPHAALAATPSS is encoded by the coding sequence ATGAAATTCGCCACTAACGCCTTTGGGCGCACGCTTTTAACCGCCGCGGGGCTCATCGTGGGCCTGGTCGGCGTCATCCGCCACGTACTCCACACGGACTTCCCAGTGGACATGATCATTTACCGCGAGGGCGTGCGCGCCTTCATGGAGGGCCGCTCGGTCTATTCGGAGCCCATGTACGCCGGTGATCTAGCGCTCCCCTTTATCTACCCGCCCTTCGGCGCGCTCGTCATGGTGCCTCTCACGGCCTTTGAGTGGATGAGCGATGATATGGCGGGCAACATCATGATCACCATCTCCGACGCTCTCGTGTTGGCCTGCCTATACGCCATCTTCCGCGCGCTGAAAGTAAAGCCTCTACTGCCGGTTGTGGCGCTGGTCTGGGCGGCCACGATGTTCTTCGAGCCCATTCGCCTCAACAATGGCTTTGCCCAGATCAATATCGTCATCATGGCGTTGGTTGTTTTTGACCTCGTGCCGCGCAAGCGTTGGCTGCCCCAAGGCTGGCTCATCGGTTGTGCAGCGGCCATCAAAATTACGCCGCTGGCCATGCTGCTGTACTTTTTGCTGCGCCGCGAGTGGAAGCCGATTCTTACTGCTTTCATCTCCGCGGTTGTCGCCACGTTGCTAGCCGCTGCCTACCGCTGGGATGCCTTCGTAGAATTCTTCACGTCAAAGCTGCTCGACATGGGCTCCGGTGGGGACTTCGGCGTGGGCACGGCCTATCAGTCCAATTCCTCCCTCAAAGGCGTCATCCAGCGCCTCTTTACGTCACAGGAGGCCATGGACAATCACGGCACACTCATCAACGTGCTGTGGCTGGTCGCAGCGCTCGCGGTCATCGGTGTTGGCTCAGCACTCATTGTGGCGCAGGTAAAGCAGGGGCTGCTTGTCGACGCCCACCTCACCACCGCCACCGTCATGCTGCTCATCTCCCCTGTTTCGTGGTCCCACCATTGGGTCTGGCTCTCCCTCATCGTTCCGGTGATGATGTACCGTGCGTGGACTTGGCGCCGGTCCACCTGGGTGGCCGGCAGCCTGTTGGCAGTTCTCGCTGCCTGGGTAGGCATGCTCGTCACCGTCCCAGGCAAATGGTGGTTCGGCGATGCCATCGATGTTCACACAATGCCGCTCTATCAGAAATTCCTGGTCGATGACTTCGTGTGGCTCGCACTGCTGGCGTGGGCGCTCTACGCCATCTGCCTCAAGGTTAAGGACACCCAAGCAGACAAACCTCATGCTGCACTTGCTGCGACCCCTAGCAGCTAA